Proteins from a single region of Oikeobacillus pervagus:
- a CDS encoding YozQ family protein → MIQNKESFQTDQLAGRHYDPEDYTNDNELASGLAATHEQVSDTLMEGTIDNKMKNLNDEESEKILRKG, encoded by the coding sequence ATGATACAAAATAAAGAGTCATTTCAAACAGATCAACTTGCTGGTAGACATTATGATCCTGAAGATTACACAAATGATAATGAATTAGCTTCCGGATTAGCTGCTACTCATGAACAAGTAAGTGATACGCTAATGGAAGGAACAATTGACAATAAAATGAAGAATTTGAACGATGAAGAAAGTGAAAAAATTCTACGAAAAGGTTAA
- a CDS encoding thiol-disulfide oxidoreductase DCC family protein, which translates to MIVMFDGECLLCQRAVQFILKRDQNGNIHFASLQSEIGRKILSQYDQNPTGNQSMIFIENGKLYEKSTAALRIAKKLSHLWPICYVFILLPKSLRDGMYDFVAKHRYHLFGKSTTCVIPKPEWKSRFMEEEE; encoded by the coding sequence ATGATTGTGATGTTTGATGGAGAGTGCTTATTATGTCAAAGGGCTGTACAGTTTATTTTAAAGCGGGATCAAAATGGAAATATCCATTTTGCCTCACTACAATCTGAAATTGGAAGAAAAATCTTAAGTCAATATGATCAAAATCCAACTGGCAACCAATCAATGATTTTCATTGAAAATGGAAAACTTTACGAGAAATCCACTGCAGCCTTAAGAATCGCCAAAAAACTATCCCATCTATGGCCTATTTGTTATGTATTTATTCTGTTGCCAAAGTCATTAAGAGATGGAATGTATGATTTCGTTGCTAAACATCGCTATCATCTTTTTGGAAAAAGCACTACTTGTGTGATTCCAAAACCCGAATGGAAATCACGATTTATGGAAGAGGAAGAATAG